Proteins co-encoded in one Stenotrophomonas maltophilia genomic window:
- a CDS encoding amino acid permease, which translates to MFKQLWATKHPHAAHEDANGLSLRRHLGPWGLTALGIGAVIGGGIFVITGQAAANHAGPAIMLSFVLAAICCAFCALAYAEFASMVPVSGSAYTYTYATFGELSAWFIGWMLVLEYGVSASAVAVSWTGYFLSLLSQFDIHLPAALVSAPLDAQLRPTGAIANLPAAGLVLLLTWLCYVGISKSSAMNMAMVVLKTGLIVLVIVAGWKYVDTSNWTPFIPANEGPGKYGMEGVLRGAAMVFFAYIGFEAVSVAAQESKNPQRDMPIGMMLSLVVCTVLYIAMAAVMTGLVPYPLLGTDEPVVTAVAAHPQLDWLRWVVEVGALVGLSSVVLVMIIGQPRIFMIMGRDGLLPPVFTKIHPKYRTPHINTVITGIGIALLAALFPLDILGELTSMGTLIAFAAVCAGVLILRRTQPDLPRPFRMPMAWLICSLGVLSCLALLSAMTMHNWMLMGVWTFVGFVIYFCYGFRHSRLRNK; encoded by the coding sequence ATGTTCAAGCAACTGTGGGCCACCAAGCACCCGCACGCCGCCCATGAAGACGCCAACGGCCTGAGCCTGCGCCGCCACCTCGGCCCCTGGGGCCTGACCGCCCTTGGCATCGGCGCGGTGATCGGCGGCGGCATCTTCGTGATCACCGGCCAGGCCGCCGCCAACCACGCCGGCCCGGCGATCATGCTGTCGTTCGTGCTGGCCGCGATCTGCTGCGCCTTCTGCGCACTGGCCTACGCCGAGTTCGCCTCGATGGTGCCGGTCTCCGGCAGCGCCTACACCTATACCTACGCCACCTTCGGCGAGCTCTCTGCCTGGTTCATCGGCTGGATGCTGGTGCTCGAATACGGCGTGTCCGCCTCGGCAGTGGCGGTCAGCTGGACCGGCTACTTCCTCAGCCTGCTCAGCCAGTTCGACATCCATCTGCCCGCCGCGCTGGTCAGCGCGCCACTGGACGCACAGCTGCGTCCGACCGGCGCGATCGCCAACCTGCCCGCAGCCGGACTGGTGCTGCTGCTGACCTGGCTGTGCTACGTCGGCATCAGCAAATCCTCGGCGATGAACATGGCCATGGTCGTGCTCAAGACCGGCCTGATCGTGCTGGTCATCGTGGCCGGCTGGAAGTACGTGGATACCAGCAACTGGACGCCCTTCATCCCGGCCAACGAAGGCCCCGGCAAGTACGGCATGGAAGGCGTGCTGCGCGGCGCAGCGATGGTGTTCTTCGCCTACATCGGCTTCGAGGCGGTGTCGGTGGCGGCGCAGGAATCGAAGAATCCGCAACGTGACATGCCGATCGGCATGATGCTGTCGCTGGTGGTCTGCACCGTGCTGTACATCGCGATGGCCGCGGTGATGACCGGCCTGGTGCCGTACCCGCTGCTCGGCACCGACGAGCCGGTGGTGACCGCGGTGGCCGCGCATCCGCAGCTGGACTGGCTGCGCTGGGTGGTCGAGGTCGGCGCGCTGGTCGGCCTGTCCTCGGTGGTGCTGGTGATGATCATCGGCCAGCCGCGCATCTTCATGATCATGGGTCGCGACGGCCTGTTGCCGCCGGTGTTCACCAAGATCCACCCGAAGTACCGCACCCCACACATCAACACCGTGATCACCGGCATCGGCATCGCGCTGCTGGCGGCGCTGTTCCCGCTGGACATCCTCGGCGAACTGACGTCGATGGGGACGCTGATCGCGTTTGCCGCCGTGTGTGCCGGCGTGCTGATCCTGCGTCGCACCCAGCCGGACCTGCCGCGCCCGTTCCGCATGCCGATGGCCTGGCTGATCTGCAGCCTGGGCGTGCTGAGCTGCCTGGCGCTGTTGTCGGCGATGACGATGCACAACTGGATGCTGATGGGCGTGTGGACCTTCGTCGGCTTCGTGATCTATTTCTGCTACGGGTTCCGACACAGTCGTCTGCGCAACAAGTAA
- a CDS encoding methylthioribulose 1-phosphate dehydratase: MDTTTFPYDTARLGELAQLLIDNVRELAHAGWTPATSSNFSHRLDDRHAAITVSGKDKGRLIEDDIMVVDFDGQAVGRPLRPSAETLLHTQLYRRFPEVGCVLHTHSPVQTIASRLYAPQGHVHLEGYELLKAFAGNSTHEMAVDVPVFANTQDMNVLSAQVDDLLDRQNLWGYLIDGHGLYAWGRDMAEARRHLEAFEFLFHCELELRRLRG; encoded by the coding sequence ATGGACACCACCACCTTCCCCTACGACACCGCCCGCTTGGGCGAACTGGCCCAGCTGCTGATCGACAACGTCCGCGAGCTGGCCCACGCCGGCTGGACCCCGGCCACCAGCAGCAACTTCTCCCACCGCCTGGACGACCGCCACGCCGCGATCACCGTGTCCGGCAAGGACAAGGGCCGGTTGATCGAGGACGACATCATGGTGGTGGACTTCGACGGCCAGGCCGTCGGCCGCCCGCTGCGCCCGTCCGCCGAAACCCTGCTGCACACCCAGCTGTACCGCCGCTTCCCCGAAGTGGGCTGCGTGCTGCACACCCATTCGCCGGTGCAGACCATCGCCTCGCGCCTGTACGCGCCGCAAGGCCATGTGCACCTGGAAGGCTACGAGCTGCTGAAAGCGTTCGCCGGCAACAGCACCCATGAAATGGCCGTGGATGTGCCGGTGTTCGCCAACACCCAGGACATGAACGTGCTCTCGGCGCAGGTCGACGACCTGCTCGATCGGCAGAACCTGTGGGGCTACCTGATCGATGGCCACGGCCTGTACGCCTGGGGCCGTGACATGGCCGAGGCGCGCCGCCACCTGGAGGCCTTCGAGTTCCTGTTCCACTGCGAGCTGGAGCTGCGCAGGCTGCGCGGCTGA